A part of Saccharomonospora amisosensis genomic DNA contains:
- a CDS encoding glycosyltransferase — protein sequence MLEEKETALATTEITQITEGETTRADIVQRTFFAGPSAETPEDMYCCVERGSATRERDLLTIAAYSVVSTNTYFGRFAASYWQRWTTVNEVVVTALVQGSGTISICAGDAEGDTRIVSTTRVCSATWELVRLRADVDKFLDGGALWLRAQTNDDRLAISHVRWSTRSVPCRDRRSTVVICTHNRADYCVETLRALSADAETLDHIDAVYVVDQGDDPVEEHARFPVVRGELGSKLRYLRQGNLGGAGGFTRGIYETIAVERARETHLLFMDDDIRLEPDTLIRVTKFANHTVEPMIVGGQMLCALHPDQLYADAEGIEPKSIRAGVPATEELVRASMIGNNQDRYVDPTYNAWWCCLVPPEVVDSVGLPLPLFFQWDDVEYGLRARAAGHRTVTLPGAAVWHSDFHWRAWDDWSRYFHFRNGLIVTSLHTDFDVPAVTRFLFKELLHYLISMRYGLAATMIKAIEDFLRGPQALSDGGVEVAAEIRKLRAEYPETVSHPIPQTSGLPSSTIPVIKAAGTPSKPYAVAAKRLAGQLANRPKAAGFVSAEDGKWWHVSLLRTAIVTDPSQEGVRVYRLDRELMLRLARRGMRVLWRFRTQARRAQRQYRIAAADLSSFQTWRRLFKAR from the coding sequence ATGCTCGAAGAGAAGGAAACCGCGCTCGCCACCACGGAGATCACGCAGATCACGGAGGGCGAGACGACGCGAGCCGACATCGTGCAGCGCACCTTCTTCGCCGGTCCCTCCGCCGAAACACCGGAGGACATGTACTGCTGTGTGGAGCGTGGGTCCGCCACCCGGGAACGGGACTTGCTCACGATCGCCGCCTACTCGGTGGTGTCGACCAATACCTACTTCGGCCGCTTCGCGGCCAGCTACTGGCAGCGCTGGACCACGGTCAACGAGGTCGTGGTGACGGCGCTGGTGCAGGGCAGCGGCACCATCTCGATCTGCGCGGGGGACGCCGAGGGTGACACCCGCATCGTGTCCACGACGCGGGTCTGCTCCGCGACCTGGGAGCTGGTGCGGCTGCGTGCCGACGTCGACAAGTTCCTCGACGGCGGAGCGTTGTGGCTGCGAGCGCAGACCAACGACGACCGGCTGGCGATCTCGCACGTTCGCTGGTCAACCCGCAGCGTGCCGTGCCGCGACCGGCGCAGCACGGTGGTGATCTGCACGCACAACCGAGCCGACTACTGCGTCGAGACACTGCGCGCGCTGTCCGCCGACGCGGAGACACTCGACCACATCGACGCGGTCTACGTCGTCGACCAGGGCGACGACCCGGTGGAGGAGCACGCCCGGTTTCCCGTTGTGAGGGGCGAACTCGGCAGCAAACTGCGGTACCTGCGGCAGGGCAACCTCGGCGGAGCGGGTGGGTTCACCAGGGGGATCTACGAGACCATCGCGGTCGAGCGGGCCCGTGAGACGCACCTGCTGTTCATGGACGACGACATCCGGTTGGAGCCGGACACGCTGATCCGGGTCACCAAGTTCGCCAACCACACCGTCGAACCGATGATCGTCGGTGGGCAGATGTTGTGCGCCTTGCATCCCGATCAGCTGTACGCCGACGCCGAGGGAATCGAGCCGAAGTCCATCAGGGCCGGGGTACCGGCTACCGAGGAACTCGTGCGAGCGAGCATGATCGGTAACAACCAGGACAGGTATGTCGACCCGACCTACAACGCGTGGTGGTGCTGCCTGGTGCCGCCCGAGGTCGTCGATTCCGTCGGGTTGCCGCTGCCGCTGTTCTTCCAGTGGGACGACGTCGAGTACGGTTTGCGTGCCCGTGCGGCAGGCCACCGCACTGTGACGCTTCCCGGCGCCGCCGTGTGGCACAGCGATTTCCACTGGCGCGCATGGGACGACTGGAGTCGCTATTTCCATTTCCGCAACGGGCTGATCGTCACCTCGTTGCACACCGACTTCGACGTACCCGCCGTCACCAGGTTCTTGTTCAAGGAACTGCTGCACTACCTGATCTCGATGCGCTACGGCCTGGCCGCCACGATGATCAAGGCGATCGAGGACTTCCTGCGGGGGCCGCAGGCGCTTTCCGACGGCGGGGTCGAGGTCGCCGCCGAGATCCGCAAGCTGCGTGCCGAGTATCCCGAGACGGTGAGCCACCCGATTCCGCAGACCTCCGGCCTGCCGTCGAGCACCATTCCGGTGATCAAGGCGGCCGGTACACCGTCGAAGCCCTACGCGGTGGCTGCCAAGCGGTTGGCGGGTCAACTGGCGAACCGGCCCAAGGCCGCCGGGTTCGTCTCCGCGGAGGACGGCAAGTGGTGGCACGTATCGCTGTTGCGCACCGCGATCGTCACCGACCCCTCGCAGGAGGGCGTGCGGGTGTACCGGCTGGACCGAGAGCTGATGCTGCGGCTGGCACGGCGGGGCATGCGCGTGTTGTGGCGGTTTCGCACCCAAGCCAGGCGGGCGCAGCGGCAGTACCGCATCGCCGCGGCCGACCTCTCCAGCTTCCAGACCTGGAGGCGGCTCTTCAAAGCCCGTTGA
- a CDS encoding class I SAM-dependent methyltransferase — protein sequence MLEQIRHSLRGKLVRVVEDAFGPRYEASLNHAVDRVVSAIQEAEHRSRRDLEVAADSEAVASSARFALEQMPTAPVFHHPQATLEHALELAPTSGMALEFGVHTGHTLEVISKAREGQLVFGFDSFRGLPQDWRTHFPAGTFHLDSIPDVPGARLVAGWFEETLPEFLAQHDEPVDFVHVDSDLYSSARTVLEHVGPRLYPGSVLVFDEYFNYPGWQRHEHKAWLEFVAASGVGFRYEAYTANNEQVVVSITDVPGQKPDGSSA from the coding sequence GTGCTCGAACAGATCCGGCACTCTCTACGCGGGAAACTGGTCCGCGTCGTCGAGGACGCATTCGGACCACGGTACGAGGCCTCGCTGAACCACGCGGTGGACCGCGTCGTTTCCGCGATACAGGAGGCCGAGCACCGCTCGCGCCGTGACCTGGAGGTTGCCGCCGACAGCGAAGCCGTGGCCAGCAGCGCAAGATTCGCCCTGGAACAGATGCCGACCGCCCCGGTGTTCCACCATCCACAAGCGACGCTGGAACACGCGCTGGAACTCGCACCGACCTCGGGGATGGCACTCGAGTTCGGCGTCCACACCGGACATACGCTCGAGGTCATCAGCAAGGCGAGGGAGGGACAGCTCGTTTTCGGGTTCGACTCCTTCCGCGGGCTGCCACAGGACTGGCGGACGCACTTTCCCGCTGGCACCTTTCACCTGGACTCGATCCCGGACGTGCCGGGTGCCCGGCTGGTCGCGGGCTGGTTCGAGGAGACGCTGCCGGAGTTTCTCGCGCAGCATGACGAGCCGGTGGACTTCGTGCATGTCGACAGCGACCTGTACTCGTCGGCGCGCACGGTGCTCGAACACGTCGGGCCCCGGCTGTACCCGGGTAGCGTGCTGGTTTTCGACGAGTACTTCAACTACCCGGGCTGGCAGCGCCACGAGCACAAGGCGTGGCTGGAGTTCGTCGCGGCCTCCGGCGTTGGGTTCCGTTACGAGGCCTACACGGCGAACAACGAACAGGTCGTGGTCAGCATCACCGACGTGCCGGGTCAGAAGCCGGACGGGTCCAGCGCGTAG
- a CDS encoding acyl-CoA dehydrogenase family protein: MDFSLTEAQRDLAGLTRRIVTDSVTPESLGPHGEGGFDAELWTKLARAGILDAALPSSVGGGGFGLLEQCSVLIELGRAVAPVPYLPTITMAASALAEFGQGEVLERWLVPVLRGERVLAVALPDAGSPTGFTAQRDGTTWRLSGAQTAVPYAAFADGLLVQASCGDGDLVALVETGADGLTVSPQRLVDHADAALVEANHTPVSAVLDARAAERLRLRGTIGVCALQLGVLERALEFTAAYAGERVQFGKPIGSFQAVRHRLADAHIDLEAVRLTLWQAAWRLSESAPGTETGNAAETVTAKQEVATAKYWAAEAGHRVAHTAVHVHGGVGIDVDHSVHRYFVAAKRNEFLLGGATAHLRELGSLLT; the protein is encoded by the coding sequence ATGGACTTCTCCCTCACCGAGGCACAGCGCGATCTCGCGGGCCTCACCCGGCGCATCGTCACCGACAGCGTCACCCCCGAATCGCTCGGACCGCACGGCGAAGGCGGTTTCGACGCCGAACTGTGGACGAAGCTGGCCAGGGCGGGAATCCTCGACGCCGCGCTGCCTTCCTCGGTCGGCGGCGGCGGTTTCGGCCTACTAGAACAGTGCTCCGTCCTCATCGAACTGGGCAGGGCGGTCGCGCCCGTCCCCTATCTGCCGACCATCACCATGGCGGCCTCCGCTCTCGCCGAGTTCGGCCAGGGCGAGGTGCTGGAGCGGTGGCTGGTGCCGGTGCTGCGAGGCGAGCGGGTGCTCGCCGTCGCGCTGCCCGACGCCGGGTCGCCCACGGGCTTCACAGCGCAACGCGACGGGACGACCTGGCGGCTGTCCGGAGCACAAACCGCGGTGCCCTACGCCGCCTTCGCCGACGGGCTGCTCGTCCAGGCCAGCTGCGGCGACGGTGATCTGGTCGCGCTCGTCGAGACCGGCGCGGACGGCCTGACGGTTTCGCCGCAGCGGCTGGTGGACCATGCCGACGCCGCACTGGTCGAGGCGAACCACACTCCGGTGAGCGCGGTGCTCGACGCTCGAGCGGCGGAACGGCTCCGGCTGCGTGGCACCATCGGCGTGTGCGCGCTGCAGTTGGGCGTACTGGAGCGTGCGCTGGAGTTCACCGCCGCCTACGCGGGCGAGCGAGTCCAGTTCGGCAAGCCGATCGGCTCGTTCCAGGCCGTGCGGCACCGGCTGGCTGACGCGCACATCGACCTCGAGGCGGTACGGCTCACGCTGTGGCAGGCGGCATGGCGACTGTCCGAAAGCGCACCGGGCACGGAAACCGGGAACGCAGCGGAGACTGTCACGGCCAAGCAGGAGGTCGCCACGGCCAAGTACTGGGCGGCGGAGGCGGGCCACCGTGTCGCTCACACCGCGGTGCACGTCCACGGCGGAGTCGGTATCGACGTCGACCATTCGGTGCACCGCTACTTCGTGGCCGCGAAGCGCAACGAGTTCCTGCTCGGCGGCGCCACCGCCCACCTGCGCGAACTGGGCTCACTGCTGACTTGA
- a CDS encoding acyl-CoA dehydrogenase family protein encodes MRISDAPGQRRLREELREYFAELMTETRREALAGPGGEYGDGTAYKEIVRELGRAGWLALGWPKEYGGQDRSMLDQLVFTDEAAVAGVPVPFLTINTIGPTIMRFGTEAQKAFYLPRIAAGELHFSIGYSEPEAGTDLASLRTRAARDGDSYVINGQKMWTSLIEYADYVWLAARTDPDAPRHNGLSILVVPTTAEGFSWTKVNTVAGPGTSATYYSDVRIPVSARIAEENAGWPLITNQLNHERVALTSAAPLRAALREVADWARETEQPDGSRVLDAEWVRIHLARVHAHAEYLKLRNLKIAWAAEESELSPGDASGTKVFGTELATEAYRLLMEVLGAAAVVREGSPGAVLRGRIERAHRSALILTFGGGTNEVQRDIVAATSLGLPVSR; translated from the coding sequence ATGCGGATCAGTGACGCACCGGGACAACGGCGGCTCCGGGAGGAGCTACGCGAGTACTTCGCCGAGCTGATGACCGAAACCCGCAGGGAAGCGCTTGCGGGACCGGGCGGCGAGTACGGCGACGGCACGGCGTACAAGGAGATCGTGCGCGAGCTCGGCCGGGCGGGTTGGCTGGCGCTCGGCTGGCCGAAGGAGTACGGCGGGCAGGACCGCTCGATGCTGGACCAGCTCGTGTTCACCGACGAGGCCGCCGTCGCCGGGGTACCCGTGCCGTTCCTGACGATCAACACCATCGGTCCCACGATCATGCGGTTCGGCACCGAAGCACAGAAGGCGTTCTACCTGCCCAGGATCGCAGCCGGGGAATTGCACTTCTCGATCGGCTACTCCGAGCCGGAAGCCGGTACCGACCTCGCGTCACTGCGTACCCGCGCGGCGCGCGACGGTGACTCCTACGTCATCAACGGGCAGAAGATGTGGACCAGCCTGATCGAGTACGCCGACTACGTGTGGCTGGCCGCGCGCACCGACCCGGACGCCCCCAGGCACAACGGACTGAGCATCCTCGTGGTCCCCACGACCGCGGAGGGCTTCTCCTGGACGAAGGTGAACACCGTCGCAGGCCCAGGCACCAGCGCGACCTACTACTCCGACGTGCGGATACCGGTTTCCGCGCGGATCGCGGAGGAGAACGCGGGCTGGCCGCTGATCACCAACCAGCTCAACCACGAGCGGGTGGCGCTCACGTCGGCCGCGCCGCTGCGCGCCGCCCTGCGTGAGGTCGCCGACTGGGCACGCGAGACCGAGCAGCCCGACGGCAGCCGGGTACTGGACGCCGAGTGGGTGCGCATCCACCTGGCGAGGGTGCACGCGCACGCGGAGTACCTGAAGCTGCGCAACCTCAAGATCGCGTGGGCCGCCGAGGAGAGCGAGCTGTCCCCCGGCGACGCCTCCGGCACCAAGGTGTTCGGTACCGAACTGGCCACGGAGGCCTACCGGCTGCTCATGGAGGTACTCGGCGCCGCCGCCGTGGTGCGTGAGGGCTCGCCGGGCGCGGTACTGCGCGGCCGGATCGAACGTGCCCACCGTTCCGCGCTCATCCTGACCTTCGGCGGCGGCACCAACGAGGTGCAGCGCGACATCGTCGCCGCGACCAGCCTCGGCCTGCCCGTCAGCCGCTGA
- a CDS encoding ferredoxin: MRIEVNRDLCEANEVCVGIAPAVFELDDDEELRIIQPDVPAAEVESVSRAVASCPKNALVVRD; encoded by the coding sequence ATGCGGATCGAGGTCAACAGGGACCTGTGTGAGGCCAATGAGGTGTGCGTCGGCATCGCCCCCGCCGTCTTCGAGCTCGATGACGACGAGGAGCTGCGAATCATCCAGCCGGACGTGCCCGCGGCGGAGGTTGAAAGCGTGTCGAGGGCGGTGGCTTCGTGCCCGAAGAACGCCCTCGTCGTCCGTGACTGA
- a CDS encoding 3-oxoacyl-ACP reductase — MSTSLEGTCAIVTGAGAGLGRAEALALAAKGASVVVNDVSADAGGVVDEIEAAGGKAVLVTGDVSERATADALLSSAVEHFGGPQILVNNAGIVRDRMLFSMSDEEWDNVVRVHLRGHFLLCRGVAAYWRQQSKAEGAQVYGRIINTASEAFLVGPPGQPNYAAAKAGIAALTVSAARGLARYGVRANAICPRARTAMTESVFGAAPTEGVDPLSVDHVAPLVAFLASPSAAEVNGQVFVVHGGMVALLKPPEVERRFDTENATFTPEELARTVGAYFTDRDPERMFAANEILSLP; from the coding sequence ATGAGCACCAGTCTTGAAGGAACCTGCGCGATCGTGACCGGAGCGGGCGCGGGCCTCGGTCGCGCGGAGGCACTGGCACTGGCCGCGAAGGGAGCGTCGGTGGTGGTCAACGACGTCTCCGCCGACGCGGGCGGCGTCGTCGACGAGATCGAGGCCGCCGGCGGCAAGGCCGTGCTGGTCACCGGGGACGTGTCGGAGCGTGCCACCGCTGATGCGCTGCTGAGCTCGGCCGTCGAACACTTCGGCGGCCCGCAGATCCTGGTCAACAACGCGGGCATCGTTCGCGACCGCATGCTGTTCTCGATGTCCGACGAGGAGTGGGACAACGTCGTACGGGTGCACCTGCGCGGGCACTTCCTGCTGTGCCGTGGCGTGGCGGCGTACTGGAGGCAACAGTCGAAGGCCGAGGGCGCGCAGGTGTACGGCCGCATCATCAACACCGCCTCGGAGGCCTTCCTCGTCGGACCGCCCGGCCAGCCCAATTACGCGGCGGCCAAGGCGGGCATCGCCGCGCTGACCGTCTCGGCGGCGCGCGGACTGGCGCGCTACGGGGTGCGGGCGAACGCCATCTGTCCCCGCGCGCGCACGGCGATGACCGAATCGGTGTTCGGTGCCGCACCCACCGAGGGCGTGGACCCGCTGTCGGTGGACCACGTCGCTCCGCTCGTGGCGTTCCTCGCCTCCCCCTCTGCCGCCGAGGTCAACGGCCAGGTGTTCGTGGTGCACGGTGGCATGGTCGCGTTGCTGAAACCGCCGGAGGTGGAGCGCCGGTTCGACACCGAGAACGCCACCTTCACCCCCGAGGAACTGGCGCGCACCGTGGGCGCCTACTTCACCGACCGCGACCCCGAGCGCATGTTCGCGGCGAACGAGATCCTGTCGCTGCCGTGA